From the Homo sapiens chromosome 1, GRCh38.p14 Primary Assembly genome, one window contains:
- the NDUFS2 gene encoding NADH dehydrogenase [ubiquinone] iron-sulfur protein 2, mitochondrial isoform X1: MELSGEMVRKCDPHIGLLHRGTEKLIEYKTYLQALPYFDRLDYVSMMCNEQAYSLAVEKLLNIRPPPRAQWIRVLFGEITRLLNHIMAVTTHALDLGAMTPFFWLFEEREKMFEFYERVSGARMHAAYIRPGGVHQDLPLGLMDDIYQFSKNFSLRLDELEELLTNNRIWRNRTIDIGVVTAEEALNYGFSGVMLRGSGIQWDLRKTQPYDVYDQVEFDVPVGSRGDCYDRYLCRVEEMRQSLRIIAQCLNKMPPGEIKVDDAKVSPPKRAEMKTSMESLIHHFKLYTEGYQVPPGATYTAIEAPKGEFGVYLVSDGSSRPYRCKIKAPGFAHLAGLDKMSKGHMLADVVAIIGTQDIVFGEVDR; this comes from the exons ATGGAATTGAGTGGGGAGATGGTGCGGAAGTGTGATCCTCACATCGGGCTCCTGCACCGAGGCACTGAGAAGCTCATTGAATACAAGACCTATCTTCAG GCCCTTCCATACTTTGACCGGCTAGACTATGTGTCCATGATGTGTAACGAACAGGCCTATTCTCTAGCTGTGGAGAAGTTGCTAAACATCCGGCCTCCTCCTCGGGCACAGTGGATCCGAG TGCTGTTTGGAGAAATCACACGTTTGTTGAACCACATCATGGCTGTGACCACACATGCCCTGGACCTTGGGGCCATGACCCCTTTCTTCTGGCTGTTTGAAGAAAGGGAGAAG ATGTTTGAGTTCTACGAGCGAGTGTCTGGAGCCCGAATGCATGCTGCTTATATCCGGCCAGGAGGAGTGCACCAG GACCTACCCCTTGGGCTTATGGATGACATTTATCAGTTTTCTAAGAACTTCTCTCTTCGGCTTGATGAGTTGGAGGAG TTGCTGACCAACAATAGGATCTGGCGAAATCGGACAATTGACATTGGGGTTGTAACAGCAGAAGAAGCACTTAACTATGGTTTTAG TGGAGTGATGCTTCGGGGCTCAGGCATCCAGTGGGACCTGCGGAAGACCCAGCCCTATGATGTTTACGACCAGGTTGAGTTTGATGTTCCTGTTGGTTCTCGAGGGGACTGCTATGATAG GTACCTGTGCCGGGTGGAGGAGATGCGCCAGTCCCTGAGAATTATCGCACAGTGTCTAAACAAGATGCCTCCTGGGGAGATCAAGGTTGATGATGCCAAAGTGTCTCCACCTAAGCGAGCAGAGATGAAG ACTTCCATGGAGTCACTGATTCATCACTTTAAGTTGTATACTGAGGGCTACCAAGTTCCTCCAGGAGCCACATATACTGCCATTGAGGCTCCCAAG GGAGAGTTTGGGGTGTACCTGGTGTCTGATGGCAGCAGCCGCCCTTATCGATGCAAGATCAAGGCTCCTGGTTTTGCCCATCTG GCTGGTTTGGACAAGATGTCTAAGGGACACATGTTGGCAGATGTCGTTGCCATCATAG GTACCCAAGATATTGTATTTGGAGAAGTAGATCGGTGA